The Pseudomonas sp. HOU2 DNA window CGCGCTGCCAATCAATTGCGGCGCCGAATCGAGCATCAGCCGCGACAGCGTCGCCAGGCCGATGATCAGCAACGACAGGATCACCGTGCGCTGCTCGCCCAGGCGTCGGCTGATGCCTATGCCGAAAAACATCGCCAGCCCCATCGCCATCACCGGCAGCATGGTCAGCAGCGAGGCCGCGCTGAAACTCAGCGGGATATCGCCACGAATCGCCGACAACAATGGCCCGACGGCGGCCATGGACGGGCGCAGATTGAGCGCGACGAGAATGATCCCGAACATCAGCCAGACAGCGGGGCGGGAGGTGGCGCGGACGTTTTCCATCGGCAGACTCTGGATTGCGGAGGCTGTCGATTAGGCGGCGCGGCGCGCCTATCGGCAAATCAGATTTCCCGAGCATTATTTAAAAACTAAATATCACTCTCCCCACTGTAGGAGCTGCCGCAGGCTCCGATCTTTTGATCTTGTTTTTCAAGACCAAGATCAAGATCAAAAGATCGCAGCCTGCGGCAGCTCCTACACGGGACGGATTTATCTTGCCAATCACGCTGTAAGACTATTCTTTCTCTCTGGCAGGACATTTCGTTACAGCTCTGGCCCAGCGCAGGCGCGTAAAACGCCGGCGGCGATATATACTGCGCGCCATTCTTCAAGGGAGAGCCGTGTGGCCATCGATATTCACTGGATTCGCGACAACGAAAGCCTCGCGCAGTTTTGCGCCGAGTGGCAGCAACTGCCGTTCGTTGCCCTCGACACCGAATTCATGCGGGTCGACACCTTCTACCCGATTGCCGGTTTGCTGCAGGTCGGTGACGGCAAACGCGCCTACCTGATCGATCCGCTGACCATCGACGCCTGGCAACCGCTGGCGGCGTTGCTGGAAAACCCGGCGGTGCTCAAAGTCCTGCATGCCTGCAGCGAAGACCTCGAAGTGTTGCTGCGCCTGACCGGCAGCCTGCCGGCGCCACTGTTCGACACACAATTGGCAGCGGCCTACCTGAACCTCGGGTTCTCGATGGGCTATTCGCGACTGGTGCAGGAAGTACTCGGTATCGAGCTGCCGAAGGGCGAAACCCGTTCCGACTGGTTGCAGCGTCCACTTTCCGACACACAAATCAGCTACGCCGCCGAAGACGCGGTGCATCTGGCGGAAGTTTTCGTACAGCTGCGGCCGAAACTGTCTGACGACAAATTCGCCTGGGTGCTGGAGGACGGCGCCGAACTGGTGGCCAACCTGCGCCGCGAGACCGACCCGTACGAGGTCTATCGCGAAGCCAAACTGGCGTGGAAACTGTCCCGCGCCCAACTGGCGGTGCTGCGTGAGCTGTGCGCCTGGCGTGAAAAAGAAGCGCGTGCCCGTGATCTGCCGCGCAACCGCATCGTCCGTGAACACTCGCTGTGGCCGCTGGCCCGCACGCAACCGGACAACCTCGCCGCGCTGGGCAAGATCGAAGACATGCACCCGCGTACCGTGCGTCAGGACGGCCAATTTCTGCTTGATCTGATCAAGCGCTCTGGCAGTGTGGGGCCTGATCAATGGCCGCCGGCGGTGCCGGAACCATTGCCGGTCGAAGCGGCGGCGCTGATCAAGCAACTGCGCGCCCTCGGCCAGGTCGAAGCTGAGCGTTTGGGTATCGCACCGGAACTGATGCTGCGCAAGAAAACCCTCGAAGCGCTGGTCAAAAGCGGCTTCCCCGAGGGCCCATATCAATTGCCTGAGTCGCTGCGTGGCTGGCGCCGCGAACTCATGGGCCAGAAGCTGCTCGACAGCCTGGCCACCGCCGGAGAACAGCCTTGAAACGTATTTGCTCCATTTACCAAAGCTCCAAGCGAAGCGGAATGTACCTTTATGTGCTCAAGAGCGATGCGCTTGAGCGCGTACCCGAGGCACTGATGGCTGCTTTCGGCAAGCCGAAACATTCGTTCGATCTGGTGCTGTCGCCTGAGCGCAAGCTGGCCAGCGAGGACATCGTCGTGGTCCTGGAAAACCTCGACAAGCAGGGCTACCACCTGCAGATGCCACCGGCCGAGGACGAGTACATCGAACACCTGCCCGAAGAATTGCTGCGACGCAACGACCCGGTCTGATCTGCGAGGCCCTGTTCTGGGCCTCTTGCCACCCTGGAACTGATTTTACGGCGACGACCGCCACGAAGGAGTACGGCTCTTTCGGCGGTTGCCTGCACGGTTTGCGAAAGGTTTGAAGATGCGCGTTCTGATTGCTGAACACGACCACGCGGTGTACGCCCGGCTGCTGCGTCAGGCGGCCCCCGAACTTGAAGTACTGACCAGTGGCGACTCTGCCGAACTGGCCCGTCAGGCGGCCGATTGCCCGGTGTGGCTGGGGCAGCCGGATCTGCTGGCGACCCTGCTGCGTCAGGGCCATCAACCGCAATGGCTGCAATCGACCTGGGCCGGCATCACGCCGCTGCTCGCCGACGGTCTGCGCCGCGATTACCGTCTGACCCGCGCGGTGGGGATCTTCGGTCAGGTGATGGCCGAATACGTGCTGACCTACATGCTCGGTCACGAGCGTGAAGTGCTGGCGCGGCTGGTCAGCCAGGTCGAGCGCAAGTGGGACAACCGCACCGGCCAGAGTCTGGTCGGGCGCAAGGTGCTGATCGTCGGCACCGGCGATATCGGCCAGAGCGTGGCGCAGTTTCTGTTGCCGTTCGGCGTCGAGTTGTACGGCATCGCCAGCAGCGCGCGCGAGCAGGCGCCGTTCGTCGAAGTCGGCTCGATGGCCGATCTGCCGCGACTGGTGGGGGAGGTCGATTACGTGGTCAACCTGCTGCCGAATACCGAACACACCCACGACATTTACGACGCGGCGCTGTTCAAGCAATTCAAACCGACCGGTTTGTTCATCAACGTTGGGCGCGGCGTGGCGGTGGTTGATGCGGATCTGGTCGAAGCCCTGAAGGAAGGGCATCTGGCCGGTGCGGTGATCGACGTCTGCCGTCAGGAGCCGCTGCCGCAACGCCATCCGTTCTGGACCGCTTGGGGCCTGCTGCTGACCGGGCACAGCTCGGCACCGACGTCGCCGGCGTTAATGGTGCAGTTGTTTGTCGACAACCTGAAGGCGTATCAGGCGGGAGAGGCGTTGCGCGGGGAAGTGGATTTCAACCGCGGATATTGAATCCACCGCGATATCTGTAGGAGTGAGCCTGCTCGCGATGAGGGTGTGTCAGTCGACATTGATGCTGTCTGACACTCCGCCATCGCGAGCAGGCTCACTCCTACAGTGGTTTTTGCGTTGTGGCTTAAAGGGTGAAGCTGCCTTCCGCCGCCAGCTCACTCAGCGGACGACGCGGGCTCGGTTCTTCACGGGCCTGCAGGTACTCGGCCAGAGTTGCCTTGTCACCCAGCTTGCCGATAGCGACCGCCGCATGCAGCGCATAACCTTCTGGAATATTCAGCTCCTTGCGGGTCAGCTCCTGATCGAAACCGGCCATGCCGTGGGTGTGCCAGCCGCTGATGCTCGCTTGCAGCGCCAGGTGGCCCCAGGCCGAACCGGTGTCGAAGGTGTGCCACAACGCCGGGGACTCTTCACTGGCACCGGGTGCGGTGAACGTGGTTTTCGACATCACGATCACCAGCGCCGACGCGTGTTGCGCCCAGCTGCGGTTGAACTCGTTCAGTAGACCCAGGAAGCGCTGCCAGTTCGGCGTATCGCGACGCGCATACAGAAAACGCCACGGCTGCGAGTTGTACGCCGACGGCGCCCAGCGTGCGGCTTCGAAAAAGCTCAGCAGGGTTTCTTCCGGGATCGCTTCGCCAGTGAAGGCGCGGGGCGACCAGCGGTCGGTGAACTGCGGGTGAATGGCGTAATCGGCAACGCGAGGGTTGGCACTCATCGAAGATTCCTTGCTGTGTTTGCGTCATGAATTCGTGGCAAAACCCTACTGGGCGGCGATTCTGCTGACAAGCGCGATTTACCGACAGTCGCCAGCGCTTGGCCCGCAGGGCCTTGGGCACTAGACTGGCGGCCTTTTCACCACCTGATGTTGATGCTTGAGCCATGGCCGCCAAAGTCGAACCGTTCTGGAAACGCAAAACCCTCGAGCAACTGGATCACGAGGAATGGGAATCGCTGTGCGACGGCTGCGGTTTGTGCTGCCTGCAGAAACTCGAAGATGAAGAAGACAACAGCGTCTATTACACGCGCATCGCCTGCAAACTGCTGGACCTGAAGACCTGCCAGTGCAGCGACTACCCGAATCGCATCAAGTTTGTCCCGGACTGTATCCAGCTCACTCCGGGCCAGGCCGAAGAATTCAAATGGCTGCCGCCGACCTGCGGTTATCGGCTGGTCAGCGAGGGCAAGGATCTGCCGTTGTGGCACCACCTGGTGTGTGGCGACCGTGACGCCGTGCATCACGAACGGATTTCCCAGTCCGGGCGCATGCTCGCCGAAGGCAGCGTGCCGGAGGATGACTGGGAAGATCACCTGATTTTTCGCGCCGGTTAAACACCGAGGGTTTCCAGGATTCAACAAGGAGTGTGTATGGCTGGGGGATTGCTGCGGGCATCGCTGATCGGCCTGCTGGCGCTAAGCGCACCGGTGTGGGCGGCGAAGAAAGTCGATCTGGATTACCACGTGCGCCTGTTGCCGCAAAGTGATCAGGCCGAAGTGCGCCTGACCCTGGCCAAAGGCGAGGCGGTGCGAAGTCTCGATTTCGACCTCGGCGACGGCAGCCACTACAGCGACTTCAAGGCCGACGGCCAATGGCTGCTGACCCCGGGCAAGTTGGCCCGTGGCGTGTGGCGGCCCGCGAGCGAAAAGGCCAGCCTGACCTACCGCGTACGCATCAGCCACGGCCGCAAGAACGGCACGTTCGACACGCGCATGACGCCGAGTTGGGCGTTGATGCGTGGCGACGAATTGGTGCCCCCTGCAAAACTCGATCAACAGGATGGCACTGAACTGGTCGCGCGCCTGCAATTCGAATTGCCTGAAGGCTGGAACAGCGTCGAAACCGCCTGGCCGCGCATCGGCAAGAACAAATTCCGCATCGACAACCCGTCCCGCCTGTTCGATCGCCCGACCGGCTGGATGCTCGCCGGTCATCTCGGCAGCCGCCGCACGCGTCTGGGCGAAACCGAAGTCACCGTGGCTTCGCCGCAAGGGCAGGGCATGCGGCGCATGGATGTGCTGACGCTGCTGACGTTCGTCTGGCCGCAGGTGCAAGCGGTCTATCCCCGGCATCCGAAAAAACTGCTGATCGTCGGCGCCAACGACCCGATGTGGCGCGGCAGCCTCGGTGCGCATGAGTCCATTTACCTGAACACGCGGTTGCCGCTGGTCAGCGAGAGCGGCAGCAGTGCGCTGGTGCGTGAGCTGGCGCAGGTGTTCGGGCGGATCAATGACGAACAGCGCAGCGACTGGATCAGCGAAGGTCTTGCCGAGTATTACGCGATCGAACTGCTGCGGCGTGCCGGGGGCATGAGCGATGAACGCTATCAGGCGTTGCAGGTGAAATTGACCCGGGACAGTCAGAAAGTCACGACCCTGCGCGGCGAGCAGATCAGCGCGGCGCAGCTTGCAAAAGCGGTAATTATCTTGCAGGAACTGGATCGCGAGATTCGTCTGAAGACGCGGAACAAACGTTCGCTGGATGATGTGTTGCGCGGGGCGATGCATCTGGGGACGGTGAGTACCAAGGAATTTGTGCAACTGGCCGAGAGTGTTCTGGGCGAGTCTTCCAAAGTCCTCGATACCGCGTTGTTGCAGTAAAGATCAAAAGATCGCAGCCTGCGGCAGCTCCTGCACCAATCTCTGCAGGAGCTGCCGCAGGCTGCGATCTTTTGCTTTTAAACCCCGGCTTTCGGCGATTTCACCGAATCGTTGCCGGTCACCGTCGCGGTGCTGGTCGCCGCCTCGGCATTGGCCTTGAGCTGGCTCAGTTCTTCCCCCGCACGCTCGATCTTCGCCCGCACGTTGTTCATGTCCTGACGGCTT harbors:
- a CDS encoding nitroreductase family protein translates to MSANPRVADYAIHPQFTDRWSPRAFTGEAIPEETLLSFFEAARWAPSAYNSQPWRFLYARRDTPNWQRFLGLLNEFNRSWAQHASALVIVMSKTTFTAPGASEESPALWHTFDTGSAWGHLALQASISGWHTHGMAGFDQELTRKELNIPEGYALHAAVAIGKLGDKATLAEYLQAREEPSPRRPLSELAAEGSFTL
- the rnd gene encoding ribonuclease D, translated to MAIDIHWIRDNESLAQFCAEWQQLPFVALDTEFMRVDTFYPIAGLLQVGDGKRAYLIDPLTIDAWQPLAALLENPAVLKVLHACSEDLEVLLRLTGSLPAPLFDTQLAAAYLNLGFSMGYSRLVQEVLGIELPKGETRSDWLQRPLSDTQISYAAEDAVHLAEVFVQLRPKLSDDKFAWVLEDGAELVANLRRETDPYEVYREAKLAWKLSRAQLAVLRELCAWREKEARARDLPRNRIVREHSLWPLARTQPDNLAALGKIEDMHPRTVRQDGQFLLDLIKRSGSVGPDQWPPAVPEPLPVEAAALIKQLRALGQVEAERLGIAPELMLRKKTLEALVKSGFPEGPYQLPESLRGWRRELMGQKLLDSLATAGEQP
- a CDS encoding D-2-hydroxyacid dehydrogenase, with amino-acid sequence MRVLIAEHDHAVYARLLRQAAPELEVLTSGDSAELARQAADCPVWLGQPDLLATLLRQGHQPQWLQSTWAGITPLLADGLRRDYRLTRAVGIFGQVMAEYVLTYMLGHEREVLARLVSQVERKWDNRTGQSLVGRKVLIVGTGDIGQSVAQFLLPFGVELYGIASSAREQAPFVEVGSMADLPRLVGEVDYVVNLLPNTEHTHDIYDAALFKQFKPTGLFINVGRGVAVVDADLVEALKEGHLAGAVIDVCRQEPLPQRHPFWTAWGLLLTGHSSAPTSPALMVQLFVDNLKAYQAGEALRGEVDFNRGY
- a CDS encoding YcgL domain-containing protein, with amino-acid sequence MKRICSIYQSSKRSGMYLYVLKSDALERVPEALMAAFGKPKHSFDLVLSPERKLASEDIVVVLENLDKQGYHLQMPPAEDEYIEHLPEELLRRNDPV
- a CDS encoding YcgN family cysteine cluster protein; its protein translation is MAAKVEPFWKRKTLEQLDHEEWESLCDGCGLCCLQKLEDEEDNSVYYTRIACKLLDLKTCQCSDYPNRIKFVPDCIQLTPGQAEEFKWLPPTCGYRLVSEGKDLPLWHHLVCGDRDAVHHERISQSGRMLAEGSVPEDDWEDHLIFRAG